A window of Corvus cornix cornix isolate S_Up_H32 unplaced genomic scaffold, ASM73873v5 scaffold7, whole genome shotgun sequence genomic DNA:
cgctgccgccgccgcctgTCCCGCCGTCCCGCCGTCACCCTGCTCGACGTGTTCCAGCTGCACGCCCGGCGCCGgccccaccagcccctgctGCGCTTCCAGGATGAGATTTACACCTACGAGGACATGGACCGGCGCAGCAACCGCGCGGCCTGGGCCCTGTCCCGGCACCTAGGGCTGGAGAGCGGCCGCACGGTCGCCGTGTTCCTGCCCAACGAGCCCACCTACGTGTGGACATGGCTGGCGCTGGCCAAGCTGGGCTGTCCCATGGCCTGTCTCAACTGCAAcgtgcggggccgggcgctgcGGCACGCGCTGGAGGCCGCCCAGGCCACCCTGGTCCTCGCCAGCCCTGGTGAGAGAGGGACAAGGGGGCTTCCGGGGGGCTTTGGGAACATGGCAGGGTTGTGGTCACCAAGGTCACTGTCGTCCTCAGCAGCCCCAGTGAGAGGGGACTGGGGAAACCTGCCCTGGACAGGGTGGtcagggggctgtggggacGTAGGAGGTGCAAGCCACCGAGGCCACCTTTGTCCTTGCCAGCCCTGTTGACAGGGAATGGATGGGGTGGTTGGTCGGGGGGGCCGTGGGGACAGGGCTGTTTAGGGGGTGCAGCCACCAAGGCCACCACCATCCTTGCCAGTCCCGGTGAGTGCACCTGTGGTGGGGGGTTTGCACGTGTGCGTGTCTGTGGGCCTGGACATGGGTGTGCATGTGTCAGTCCCTGGGGGCACCCATGGGACTGGGGCTCCCTTAGGGGTGATCAGGAACCCCATTTAGGATGACTGTGGGGGCCTGACTGGTTGGGATCCCCCTTTCGGGGTGCTCAGGGCACTCCTTGGGCAGTTTTAGGGGATCTGGGGGATCAGGGAACCCTGTTTGGGGTGCTCAGAGTGCCTCTCAGGGTGTGTGGGGTGTCTGGGGGGATCACAGGACCCCCTTTTGGGGTGCTCAGTGTGATCTTCAAGGTGTGAGGGGTGTTTGGGCAATCAGGGTCCCACATTTCGGGTCCTCAGGGTGCCCCTCGGGGAAGTTTGGAGTACTTGGGGGATCAGGGAGCCCTTTCAGGGTGCTTTGAGTGCCTACCTGGGATCTTGGGGCTCCTGCATGGAATACGCTGGGTTCCTGGGATCCTGGATCTTTGGGGTGCCCACACGATCAAGGTTTGTATTTGGGATGTGTCTGGTGCCCGTTTGGGATGTCTGGGGTGCCCACCTGACCAGGTGCCCATTTGGGGTACCTTGGGGTGTCCACCTGGGGCCCTTGGCCCCCCATCCATGATTCCCAGAATGCCCACCCAACTGACATCCCTATTTGGGATACACTGGGTGCCCATTCAGGATACCCGGGGTGCCCACCTGGGAGCCTCAGCCCACCTATCCATGACTCCGAGGGTGCCCAGCTGACCAGGTGCCCATTTAGGGCTCCCTTAGGCGCCCCCCCAACCCTTTGTGTCCCCTCCAGACTCTCATCCCTGTGGGACCTTCCCCATGTCCAACTGTCCCCACAGAGCTCCGGGAGGCCGTGGAGGAGGTGCTGCCGGACCTGGAGCGTGACGGCGTCCGCGTGTTCTACCTGAGCTCGGCGTCACCCACGCCAGGGGTCGAGGCGCTGCTCCCCACCATCGAGGCGGCCCCCGACGAGCCCCTGCCCGCCCGGCACCGCGCCAGTGTCACCGCCAACTCCAAGGCCATGTACATCTACACCTCCGGCACCACCGGTGAGCTGGGGAATCTCCCAGGCTCTGCACTGGGAGGAGCCAGGAGGAGCTTGCATGGGTGGGTGAGGATGGGCAGCTTGGAGGGGTCTTGGGGGGTCTTCCTCCAACCCTGACCATTGCGGATCCACCTGGACCAGGTGTGTCCTGTGTCCATGGGAGGGTCACTCACCATGTGCCTGGATTTGTCCTCGTTGGGGTGGGGTGGGACCTCCCTCATCAACCctcaacccaaaccagtcccAGCTCCTGACCATCGTGGGTCCACCTGGGCCAGGTGTGTCCTGTGTCCATGGGAGGGTTGGGCATCACTCACTGGATGACGACCTGGACGAGGTTCCTCGTGGCTCCTCCCAACAAGGGACAAAGATCCCCAACCGCAGTTGAGGGCTTTGCCCTCCCACTCTCCACCCCAGGACCCCCCATCCCACCGAGCACCGTTTCCCACCCTCCGTTCTCCCCCTCAGGGCTGCCCAAGGCCGCGGTGATCACGGAGCTGAAGATGATGATGGTGGCCAGCCTGGGCTGGATGTGTGGCCTGCGGCCCGACGATGTCGTCTACACGACGCTGCCGCTCTACCACTCGGCTGGGCTGCTCGTCGGGGTTGGGGGGTGCCTCGAGGTCGGTACGTACCCCCCGCCCCACACGGACAGGGCGCAGGCAAGGGCCgggagggatggatggggagggatggagggatggatggatggatggatggatggatggatggatggatggatggatggatggatggacagcTGGGTGGAAGGACAGCTGTTTTAcagagatggatggatggatggatggatggatggatggatggatggatggatggatggatggatggatggatgcagaGATGGATGGAAGGACAGCTGTTTTACAGAGATagaaggatggatggatggatggatggacggatggatggatggatggagggatggagggatggatggacggacggacggacggagggatggatggacggacggatggatggagggatggatggatggatggatggatggatggatggatggatggatgggagaCAACGGCAAAAGAGAAGAAGGGTGGGGTCACCGTCCCTGTGCCATGTCCCCCAGGAGCCACCTGCGTCCTGCGGGCCAAGTTCTCGGCATCCCAGTTCTGGGCCGACTGCCGGCGCTACAACGTCTCTGTCATCCAGTACGTGGGCGAGCTCATGCGCTACCTGTGCAACACGCCCAAGGTGAggccctgcctgccccaaaACCACCCCGGGGGGTCAGCAGTGCTCTGGTCACACCCTGAGGTGGCCCCTCTCATGTGTCACCCCTCAGCGCGCCGATGACCGGGAGCACGGTGTGCGCATGGCTCTGGGTAATGGCATGAGGGCAGAGGTGTGGAAGGAGTTCCTGCGGCGCTTTGGGCCCGTGGCCGTCTGGGAGTTCTATGGGGCCACCGAGGGCAACGCCGGTTTCATCAACTACACTGGGAAGGTCGGGGCCGTGGGCAGGGCCAACACATTCATCAAGGTGAGAATGTGCTCCTCGGGATGAGACACCAGGGATGATGCTGGTGACGAGGGGAGCAAACACCGAGTGCCTTCTGGGGCCCAACGCGGCACCTCAAGTTGGGTTTCAGGCAAGGGAAGGGGTCTTGGATGCACCTCTTGGTGGTGGAGCAAACTGTGACATCCCCGAGGGAAGTCAACACCATCCATCAGATTGGGCTGACACAAAAGCAGAGTCCCCAGAACCCCCTTTTCACACCCAAAATGAGTCCACTCCACCTGGGTGGCCAACACTGACTCAACAGTGTTAACTTGGAGCCTGGTTTTGGGGTGTCCATGGGGACCTGGAGATCTCAGTGCCCCTTTGGTGCCACGTCTCAGTCCCCACCCAGCTGTTaagcaaaagctgcaaaaaccaggtattttcccccctttttccccacCATGTtgtcccacagctcctggatTTGGAAGATGTCACTATGAGTTCATTCAGTGTTTGAATTGATCCGACTAAACCttatttaaatagatttaaataagatttaattttaatgatttcaactaaaagatttaaaattaaggACAATTAAATAGATTTAAataagatttaattttaatgatttcaactaaaagatttaaaattaaggacaattaaaaacaaatggtTTTTAATCCCCACCCAGGTGTGTTCCCGTGGGTTGGAACAGACCCCAGCTGGCACTGGAAGGAAGTTCTCCTCCCTGTTTTTAATCCCAggtttctcccttccctccagctcttCGCTCCCTTCGAGCTGATCAGGTACAACGTGGAGGAGGACGAGCCCGTGCGCGATGAGCGAGGTCTCTGCATCCCTGTCAAAGCCGGTAAGGGATGAACCTCGCCAGGGCCTTATCAGGGGGGTAGACAGGGTTGAGATGCACCAAAACCACCTGTCAGTCCTGATCACCACCA
This region includes:
- the SLC27A5 gene encoding bile acyl-CoA synthetase; translated protein: MAVLATLAAALAGLLLLLVLVPAATAQLVPFLWDDLVAFGTMVRSALRCRRRLSRRPAVTLLDVFQLHARRRPHQPLLRFQDEIYTYEDMDRRSNRAAWALSRHLGLESGRTVAVFLPNEPTYVWTWLALAKLGCPMACLNCNVRGRALRHALEAAQATLVLASPELREAVEEVLPDLERDGVRVFYLSSASPTPGVEALLPTIEAAPDEPLPARHRASVTANSKAMYIYTSGTTGLPKAAVITELKMMMVASLGWMCGLRPDDVVYTTLPLYHSAGLLVGVGGCLEVGATCVLRAKFSASQFWADCRRYNVSVIQYVGELMRYLCNTPKRADDREHGVRMALGNGMRAEVWKEFLRRFGPVAVWEFYGATEGNAGFINYTGKVGAVGRANTFIKLFAPFELIRYNVEEDEPVRDERGLCIPVKAGETGLLVVKITKNTPFHGYAGDSQKTEKKILRDVLAKGDVFFNSGDLLMMDHEKFIYFQDRVGDTFRWKGENVATTEVEATLALVSFIQEVNVYGVAVPGCEGRCGMAAVRLKDGATFNGDKLYTFTRDTLPAYAAPQFIRIQDALEITGTFKQCKSNLVKEGFDPSVIRDRLFFRDNARKSYVPLTPDTFAAIRDMKLSL